The Staphylococcus sp. KG4-3 genome has a window encoding:
- the fmdA gene encoding formamidase, protein MPKKLFNIDLSKKMDQQDHPGHNRWHPDIPAAFSVEIGESFRIECLDWTDGQISNNDDPSDIKTVNLNRVHVLSGPVHVKGVKPGDLLVVDILDIGTFSEHEWGFNGIFDKTNGGSFLVDHYPNAQKSIWDFNGIYATSRHIPGVEFAGIIHPGLIGVAPSQKMLDEWNQRELALYNTDPNREPVLANLPETDAAVLGDLKGKDFERVAKEGARTVPPRENGGNCDIKNLSKGSRIYFPVFVDGAKLSVGDLHFSQGDGEITFCGGIEMPGWIELRVNVIKNGMDTYQIKKNPAFKPGPVMPNYTDYIVFEGISVNEFNGKQTYLDANTAYRNACLNAIEFLKTRGFTGEQAYMLLGSAPVQGTVAGIVDVPNACCTIAIPREIFKGDILPKLEPDE, encoded by the coding sequence ATGCCTAAAAAGTTATTCAATATTGATTTAAGTAAGAAAATGGACCAACAAGACCACCCTGGACACAATAGATGGCACCCAGATATTCCCGCAGCCTTTTCCGTAGAAATTGGAGAATCATTTCGTATCGAATGCTTAGATTGGACAGACGGACAAATTTCCAATAATGATGATCCTAGCGATATTAAAACTGTTAATTTAAACCGTGTTCATGTTTTAAGTGGACCTGTACATGTTAAAGGAGTAAAACCTGGTGATTTATTAGTTGTAGATATCCTTGATATTGGAACATTTTCAGAGCATGAGTGGGGGTTTAATGGGATTTTTGACAAAACAAATGGTGGAAGCTTTTTAGTAGACCATTATCCTAATGCTCAAAAATCTATTTGGGACTTTAACGGTATTTATGCGACTAGTCGTCATATTCCAGGTGTGGAATTTGCCGGGATCATTCATCCTGGTTTAATCGGAGTAGCCCCATCGCAAAAAATGTTAGACGAATGGAATCAACGTGAACTTGCTCTTTATAATACGGATCCTAACCGCGAACCAGTGCTTGCAAATTTACCTGAAACTGATGCAGCTGTATTAGGTGACTTAAAAGGCAAAGATTTTGAACGCGTTGCAAAAGAAGGAGCTAGGACTGTTCCTCCCAGAGAAAATGGTGGGAACTGCGATATTAAAAACTTATCAAAAGGCTCTCGTATTTACTTTCCTGTATTTGTAGATGGCGCAAAACTCTCTGTCGGTGATTTACACTTCTCTCAAGGCGACGGTGAAATCACATTTTGCGGTGGCATTGAGATGCCTGGTTGGATTGAATTACGTGTCAATGTCATAAAAAATGGTATGGATACATATCAAATAAAGAAAAACCCAGCGTTTAAACCCGGCCCTGTAATGCCAAATTATACAGATTACATCGTTTTTGAAGGTATTTCAGTCAATGAATTTAATGGTAAACAAACCTATTTAGATGCTAACACTGCTTATCGTAATGCTTGCTTAAATGCCATAGAATTCTTAAAAACAAGGGGCTTTACTGGTGAACAAGCTTATATGCTTCTAGGATCTGCACCTGTACAAGGTACCGTTGCTGGTATCGTTGACGTTCCAAATGCTTGTTGTACCATTGCAATCCCCCGAGAAATTTTCAAAGGTGATATTTTACCAAAATTGGAGCCTGATGAATAA
- a CDS encoding FmdB family zinc ribbon protein → MPNYTYKCSNCDSFTLRQSMSEKHDSATCPNCGNHSKRLYKTFQTYGMNSNLKKRIEQGQEPKVVSKDKLPVQKKVNNRDARPWMIGH, encoded by the coding sequence ATGCCAAATTATACGTACAAATGTTCTAATTGCGATTCATTTACATTGCGTCAATCAATGAGCGAAAAACATGATTCAGCAACTTGTCCTAATTGTGGCAACCATTCCAAACGCTTATATAAGACGTTTCAGACCTACGGAATGAATTCAAATTTAAAAAAACGCATCGAGCAAGGGCAAGAACCTAAAGTTGTTTCAAAAGATAAATTACCCGTACAAAAAAAGGTAAATAATAGAGACGCCCGCCCTTGGATGATAGGGCACTAA
- a CDS encoding gluconate:H+ symporter yields the protein MFEEIWPLIGVVIGVIVLLILIIGFKLNTFISLIVTSMFTGVILGIPIDNIGETVEKGMGDTLGSIAIIFGLGSILGKLLSDGGGATRIADKLIETFGEKYVNWAMLIASFIIGISLFLEVAFVLLIPLVFTLAKRMNISNLKVGLPMTISIAITHGFLPPHPGPVAVAQALNANIGHVLMYGIIIGLPLALIVGAFFTKFVYKIVPSAFAREGKQMSVDAEKPVAVKDRPSFGLSLLTALSPIILMLLATIIQLITGHEDGKAGGFEGFIYFIGSSTTAMLIAVLIAIYTMGIRRKKSTDQIMATISNAITPIAMLLLIIGGGGVFKQVIIDGDVGDTISKIFHGTEMSPIILAWLATAILRLALGSSTVSALSSVGIVLPLIQSMDVNISLIVLAIGAGSVFFSHVNDAGFWMFKEYFGLTMKETFLTWTLLESVLSVLGLGFILILDVVI from the coding sequence ATGTTTGAAGAAATTTGGCCGCTTATTGGCGTGGTTATAGGTGTTATAGTTTTACTTATATTGATTATTGGGTTCAAATTGAATACTTTTATATCACTCATAGTGACTTCTATGTTTACGGGGGTCATCTTAGGTATTCCAATTGATAACATCGGTGAAACAGTAGAAAAAGGCATGGGGGATACGCTTGGTAGTATTGCAATCATTTTTGGTTTGGGTTCGATTTTAGGTAAGTTACTATCAGATGGTGGTGGCGCAACTCGAATAGCTGACAAATTAATTGAAACTTTTGGCGAAAAGTATGTGAATTGGGCGATGTTAATTGCATCATTTATTATAGGCATTTCACTATTTTTAGAAGTTGCGTTTGTGTTACTTATCCCTCTTGTGTTTACATTAGCCAAACGAATGAATATTTCTAATCTTAAAGTCGGTCTTCCAATGACTATTTCGATAGCCATTACACATGGTTTTTTACCACCGCACCCTGGACCAGTAGCGGTAGCACAAGCATTGAATGCTAATATTGGGCATGTATTAATGTATGGTATTATCATAGGTTTACCTTTGGCATTGATTGTGGGCGCTTTTTTTACCAAATTTGTATATAAAATCGTGCCATCAGCTTTTGCTAGGGAAGGTAAACAGATGAGCGTTGACGCAGAGAAACCAGTAGCAGTAAAAGATAGACCTAGTTTTGGTTTGAGTTTATTAACGGCACTCAGCCCTATTATTTTAATGTTGTTGGCGACAATTATTCAATTAATTACAGGCCATGAGGATGGTAAAGCCGGTGGTTTTGAAGGTTTTATTTATTTCATTGGTTCATCAACAACTGCGATGTTAATTGCTGTTCTTATAGCGATTTATACGATGGGAATAAGAAGAAAAAAATCTACTGACCAAATTATGGCGACTATTTCAAACGCTATTACACCGATTGCTATGTTATTGCTTATCATTGGTGGAGGCGGTGTTTTCAAACAAGTTATTATAGATGGTGACGTAGGTGACACAATATCTAAAATTTTCCACGGTACTGAGATGTCTCCAATTATATTGGCATGGTTGGCGACAGCAATTTTGAGATTAGCTTTAGGATCATCGACCGTTTCCGCGCTATCATCAGTAGGTATTGTATTGCCATTAATACAATCTATGGATGTGAATATTTCTCTTATTGTACTTGCAATTGGAGCTGGGAGTGTCTTCTTTTCACATGTTAATGACGCAGGATTTTGGATGTTTAAAGAATACTTTGGCTTAACTATGAAAGAAACATTTTTAACTTGGACGTTGTTGGAATCAGTATTATCCGTATTGGGATTAGGATTTATTTTGATTTTAGACGTTGTTATTTAA
- a CDS encoding NADH dehydrogenase subunit 5 translates to MLTSSNLSLLIILLFVAIFISVISGVIFLNKRISLAYVHIHIYLVALPPLIAFVGLILAPKNTNIGLWYSDVLSWLMAFFVLVIGLIIQRYCIRYLAGDRSYRKYFTLFTLTTSFASMAWLTGDLRIMVVSWGFTLIGLTLLISLTSAWRVTRAAAIVTGKLFFLSWLALLLAVIWLGIITGEWDYTGIFTDVNLDQINAWTRFGINMLIILAVMIPAAQWPFQRWLIESVAAPTPVSAIMHAGIVNAGGIMLTRFSPLFNGDIATIVLLCFASASVLIGAGISLVHVDYKRLLVGSTIGQMGFMLIQCALGAYIPAIIHLILHGLFKATLFLRSGSAVRHFNVPSRANERMSYLWILAGRGLAIMIGLGFWLSAPEQGYRLVSGLILAWSLSVSWTQLVAFGEGNFGRIMGLLVLSVVGMVYYIVHHFFSDALHTIAFHSAQPPMLATVIVALILLFGSLMSTWVARHRSSVAFSIIYMWIVRLGDAKIETVERHPNYLKKYLSKGGH, encoded by the coding sequence ATGCTTACATCGTCTAATTTATCATTACTAATCATTCTATTATTTGTCGCGATATTCATTTCAGTAATAAGTGGAGTTATATTTTTAAATAAGCGCATATCACTAGCGTACGTTCATATACATATTTATTTAGTAGCACTACCGCCATTGATAGCATTCGTTGGCTTAATTTTAGCACCAAAGAACACCAATATTGGTTTATGGTATTCAGATGTTTTATCTTGGTTGATGGCATTTTTCGTATTAGTTATTGGTTTAATCATCCAACGTTATTGTATACGCTATTTGGCCGGAGATAGAAGCTATAGAAAATACTTTACGTTATTTACTTTAACGACAAGTTTTGCATCTATGGCATGGTTAACAGGCGATCTCCGTATTATGGTAGTCAGTTGGGGTTTCACATTAATTGGCCTAACATTACTGATTAGTTTGACGAGTGCTTGGAGAGTGACAAGGGCAGCAGCAATTGTTACAGGAAAATTATTTTTCTTAAGTTGGCTCGCATTATTGCTAGCTGTTATATGGTTAGGAATTATAACAGGAGAGTGGGATTATACAGGTATTTTTACCGATGTTAACCTTGATCAAATCAATGCATGGACACGTTTTGGCATTAATATGTTAATAATCTTGGCGGTTATGATTCCAGCAGCACAATGGCCGTTCCAAAGATGGTTGATTGAATCAGTCGCAGCGCCAACGCCTGTGTCTGCAATCATGCACGCGGGCATTGTGAATGCTGGTGGTATTATGCTAACGCGTTTTTCTCCATTATTTAATGGTGACATCGCAACAATTGTTTTATTATGCTTTGCGAGCGCCTCTGTACTTATAGGTGCAGGTATTAGTTTAGTGCATGTAGACTATAAACGGTTGTTAGTGGGTTCAACAATAGGGCAAATGGGCTTTATGTTAATTCAATGTGCGTTAGGTGCTTATATACCTGCAATTATTCATCTAATATTACATGGTTTATTTAAAGCGACACTCTTTTTACGCTCTGGTTCGGCTGTACGACATTTTAATGTACCGAGTCGTGCAAATGAAAGAATGTCTTACTTATGGATATTAGCAGGGCGTGGTTTAGCAATTATGATAGGTCTTGGCTTTTGGTTATCTGCTCCAGAACAAGGTTATCGTTTAGTTAGTGGTCTTATTTTAGCATGGTCATTATCCGTATCTTGGACACAACTAGTTGCCTTTGGTGAAGGGAATTTTGGTCGTATCATGGGTTTATTAGTACTTAGTGTAGTCGGCATGGTCTATTATATCGTTCACCATTTCTTTAGTGATGCTTTGCATACTATCGCATTTCATAGTGCCCAGCCACCTATGCTAGCAACCGTAATTGTTGCGTTAATTTTATTATTTGGTAGTTTGATGAGTACGTGGGTAGCGCGTCATCGTTCATCGGTAGCATTTTCAATTATTTATATGTGGATCGTACGTTTAGGTGATGCAAAAATTGAAACAGTAGAACGTCATCCTAATTACTTAAAAAAATATTTATCCAAAGGAGGGCACTAA